In Pongo pygmaeus isolate AG05252 chromosome 13, NHGRI_mPonPyg2-v2.0_pri, whole genome shotgun sequence, one genomic interval encodes:
- the LOC129044366 gene encoding LOW QUALITY PROTEIN: putative inactive deoxyuridine 5'-triphosphate nucleotidohydrolase-like protein FLJ16323 (The sequence of the model RefSeq protein was modified relative to this genomic sequence to represent the inferred CDS: substituted 1 base at 1 genomic stop codon): MPVIPALXEAKGEVLPPGDTTTIPLNWMLKSPPGYFGLLLLLSQQAKNGVTVLAGVTDPEYQDEISLLLHNEGHPKEVKMEGAHLGLPGRDESLEHQVQSHLNMIAQSQRTFQKKDVQKAIILSKLTQEQKTKHCMF, from the exons atgcctgtaatcccagcactttaggaggccaag GGAGAagtgctgccaccaggagacacaacgacaattccattaaactggatgTTAAAATCACCACCTGGatactttgggctcctcctactaTTAAGTCAACAGGCCAAGAATGGAGTTACGGTGTTGGCTGGGGTAACTGACCCAGagtatcaagatgaaatcagtctactactccacaatgaag GTCATCCGAAAGAGGTGAAGATGGAGGGAGCACATCTAGGTCTTCCAGGAAGAGATGAGAGTCTTGAACACCAAGTGCAAAG CCATCTCAACATGATTGCCCAGAGTCAAAGGACATTCCAGAAGAAAGATGTTCAaaaagccattattctcagcaaactaacacaggaacagaaaaccaaacactgcatgttc